A window from Dehalobacter sp. DCA encodes these proteins:
- the carB gene encoding carbamoyl-phosphate synthase large subunit, whose amino-acid sequence MPKQNWRKVMVIGSGPIVIGQAAEFDYAGTQACRALREEGVEIVLVNSNPATIMTDKEIADKVYIEPLTLEFLERIIEKERPDGLIPTMGGQTGLNLAFQLAKAGILDRCGVTLLGTPLESISKAEDRELFRNLMNEIGEPIPASSIVSDVQEALEFAEEIGYPVIVRPAFTLGGTGGGIAKDADALATIAASGIKASMIGQILIEKSVAGWKEIEYEVLRDSCGNSITVCHMENIDPVGVHTGDSIVVAPCQTLTDKEVQTLRTSALKIVAALGIEGGCNVQYALHPERLEYCVIEVNPRLSRSSALASKATGYPIAKVAAKIAIGYTLAELPNAVTGKTSACFEPAIDYVVVKIPRWPFDKFSDADRRIGTQMKATGEVMGLGRNLETALLKAVRSLETKAYGILLEEMEYIDDELLRKRCSLPEDNLLFVIAEAFRRGWTVDEINRLNEWNPYFLKKIEGIVRTSAEIKQQIWDLTVLAKAKRLGYSDRQIARLWNTTEQQVYDFRIQNNLKPVFKMVDTCAGEFEATTPYFYSSYDVEDEVQPTDRRKVVVLGSGPIRIGQGIEFDYCSVHAVKALRKAGIESIIINNNPETVSTDFDTADRLYFEPLTIEDVTAVLEKEKPEGIVVQFGGQTAIGLCKGLAERGYRVLGTTVEDTDRAEERGIFDEVLQQLGARRPRGGCVSSMEEAEKLAEDIGYPLIVRPSYVLGGRAMQIVYEPQELQGVFARALADFPGQSIWIDQYLLGKEVEVDAISDGETVCIPGIMEHLERAGIHSGDSIAVYPPQTVADHVKEIIEDLTVSLARSLRIKGLLNIQYVIYKDQVYVLEVNPRSSRTVPFLSKITGVPIVELATRVILGEKLGSMGIKSGLWPVGEKVAVKAPVFSFSKLLLVEPSLGPEMKSTGEVMGIDYDYEKALQKALMAAGMQISVYGTLLATLADRDKEDGIRLVKRFAKLGFRIIATEGTAKAIRQSGIEVDTVGKLHSGSDDITEKIRKGRVQCVLNTTTHGRIIASDGFAIRRSAVEHGVPCFTSMDTAEAWLHVLEANTPSIIPLG is encoded by the coding sequence ATGCCGAAACAAAATTGGCGGAAGGTCATGGTGATTGGTTCAGGACCCATCGTGATCGGACAGGCGGCTGAATTTGACTATGCTGGAACGCAGGCCTGTCGGGCTTTAAGGGAAGAAGGCGTGGAAATTGTTCTGGTCAATTCCAATCCGGCTACGATTATGACGGATAAGGAAATTGCCGATAAAGTATATATCGAGCCTCTGACACTGGAGTTTTTGGAGAGAATTATTGAGAAGGAAAGACCCGACGGACTCATTCCGACTATGGGCGGCCAAACTGGACTGAACCTGGCTTTCCAGCTAGCCAAAGCCGGTATTCTGGACCGCTGTGGTGTTACGCTTTTGGGAACGCCGCTGGAGAGCATCAGCAAGGCGGAGGACAGGGAGCTTTTCCGGAATTTGATGAACGAAATCGGGGAACCGATCCCGGCAAGTTCGATTGTTTCTGATGTGCAGGAGGCCCTGGAATTTGCTGAAGAAATCGGCTATCCGGTGATTGTTCGACCGGCATTCACGCTGGGCGGTACCGGCGGCGGAATCGCCAAAGATGCGGATGCCCTGGCAACGATTGCCGCCAGCGGAATCAAAGCCAGTATGATTGGGCAGATTCTAATCGAAAAAAGTGTAGCCGGCTGGAAAGAAATTGAGTATGAGGTGCTGCGGGACAGCTGCGGCAATAGTATCACGGTTTGCCATATGGAAAATATAGATCCTGTCGGCGTCCATACCGGTGACAGCATCGTCGTGGCGCCCTGTCAGACGCTTACGGATAAGGAAGTTCAGACACTTCGGACTTCGGCCCTGAAAATCGTGGCGGCCCTCGGTATTGAGGGAGGCTGCAATGTTCAATATGCGCTGCATCCGGAAAGACTTGAATACTGTGTCATTGAGGTCAATCCGCGTTTGAGCCGTTCGAGCGCGCTGGCTTCCAAAGCGACCGGTTATCCGATTGCGAAGGTAGCTGCCAAAATAGCGATTGGCTATACGCTGGCTGAACTGCCGAATGCAGTAACCGGGAAGACTTCGGCCTGCTTTGAACCTGCGATCGACTATGTGGTCGTGAAAATCCCGCGCTGGCCTTTCGATAAATTTTCCGATGCCGACCGCAGGATTGGTACGCAAATGAAGGCGACCGGAGAGGTTATGGGTTTGGGCCGTAATTTGGAGACGGCCCTCTTAAAGGCAGTACGCTCCCTAGAAACTAAAGCCTACGGCATCCTGCTTGAAGAGATGGAGTATATCGACGATGAACTTCTTCGGAAAAGATGTAGCCTGCCGGAGGATAATCTGCTCTTCGTGATCGCGGAAGCTTTCCGGAGGGGATGGACTGTAGACGAAATTAATCGGTTAAATGAGTGGAATCCTTACTTTTTGAAGAAAATAGAAGGGATTGTCAGGACATCCGCAGAAATAAAGCAACAGATCTGGGATTTGACAGTTCTGGCGAAAGCAAAACGGCTTGGTTATTCCGACCGTCAGATTGCCAGACTTTGGAATACGACAGAGCAGCAGGTCTATGATTTCAGGATCCAAAACAACCTGAAGCCTGTCTTTAAAATGGTCGATACCTGCGCCGGGGAGTTTGAGGCGACGACCCCGTACTTTTACTCGAGCTATGATGTCGAGGATGAGGTCCAGCCGACAGATCGACGGAAAGTTGTCGTCCTGGGATCGGGGCCGATCAGGATCGGTCAGGGCATCGAGTTTGATTATTGCTCGGTTCATGCTGTGAAGGCGCTGCGCAAGGCAGGTATTGAGAGTATCATTATCAACAATAATCCGGAAACAGTGTCTACTGACTTTGATACGGCCGATAGGCTTTACTTTGAACCGCTCACAATTGAGGATGTCACGGCAGTCCTCGAGAAAGAAAAACCTGAGGGTATCGTCGTCCAATTTGGCGGACAGACTGCGATCGGGTTATGCAAAGGACTGGCGGAACGCGGTTACCGGGTTCTTGGCACGACGGTTGAAGACACGGACAGAGCGGAAGAGAGAGGAATCTTTGATGAAGTTCTGCAGCAGCTGGGTGCTCGCCGGCCCCGCGGCGGATGTGTTTCCAGCATGGAAGAAGCTGAAAAGCTTGCAGAGGATATCGGTTATCCGCTGATTGTACGTCCTTCCTATGTGCTTGGAGGAAGAGCTATGCAAATTGTTTATGAGCCTCAGGAACTCCAGGGCGTATTTGCAAGGGCTTTGGCGGATTTTCCGGGACAAAGCATCTGGATCGACCAGTATCTTCTCGGCAAAGAGGTCGAAGTCGATGCGATTTCCGACGGGGAAACCGTCTGCATTCCCGGAATCATGGAACATCTGGAACGGGCCGGTATTCATTCCGGCGATTCGATTGCGGTCTATCCGCCGCAAACGGTTGCAGACCACGTCAAGGAAATCATCGAGGACTTAACCGTTTCGCTGGCCCGGAGCCTGCGGATAAAAGGCTTGTTGAATATCCAGTATGTCATCTATAAAGATCAGGTCTATGTTTTGGAAGTCAATCCCCGCTCCAGCCGTACGGTTCCTTTCTTAAGCAAGATTACCGGCGTGCCGATTGTGGAATTGGCCACCCGGGTTATTCTTGGAGAGAAGCTGGGAAGCATGGGTATTAAATCCGGTTTGTGGCCGGTTGGAGAGAAGGTTGCGGTAAAAGCGCCGGTATTCTCTTTCTCCAAGCTGCTGCTCGTTGAACCTTCTCTGGGTCCCGAAATGAAATCAACCGGAGAAGTCATGGGGATTGATTATGATTATGAAAAAGCGCTCCAGAAAGCATTGATGGCCGCCGGCATGCAGATATCGGTTTACGGCACGCTGCTTGCCACCCTGGCTGACCGTGATAAAGAAGACGGGATACGGCTGGTTAAACGTTTTGCCAAACTTGGCTTTAGAATCATTGCCACGGAAGGGACGGCCAAGGCGATTCGCCAGTCCGGTATTGAAGTTGACACGGTTGGTAAACTTCATTCCGGATCGGACGATATCACTGAGAAAATCCGCAAGGGTCGTGTCCAGTGTGTCTTAAATACAACCACACATGGCAGAATCATTGCCAGCGACGGTTTTGCGATCCGTAGAAGTGCCGTCGAACATGGCGTACCGTGCTTTACCAGTATGGATACGGCTGAAGCCTGGCTGCATGTTCTGGAGGCCAATACGCCGAGCATCATACCGCTCGGCTAA
- a CDS encoding carbamoyl phosphate synthase small subunit: MAWLVLSDGKAFEGEKFGSWIGRDHVIKGEVVFNTSMCGYQEMITDLSYAGQILTFTHPQIGNYGWHNEESEADKVLLKGIIVRELSAGEGSLHADGSLEDFCMKQNIPGLKGVDTRALTRYIRNNGTMSGIMVEKLEQAAAFWQKSTPQDFDPEKHWVYQATSDEEYVIPGNGPELAVLDLGAKKNILRCLQKRGYRLHVFPAGTPSQKIMELRPQGLVLSNGPGDPSRLPEIAENMGKLIAELPIMGICMGHQIMAIAAGASTYKLPFGHRGGNHPVQNKETGKVTMTSQNHGYAVSEESLRGTGFNIMYANLNDGTVEGLKHEKYPVLTVQYHPEAAPGPEENDEIFDRFAEMLNANWGEM, encoded by the coding sequence ATGGCTTGGCTGGTTTTAAGTGACGGAAAAGCTTTTGAAGGAGAAAAATTTGGTTCCTGGATTGGCCGAGACCACGTGATCAAAGGGGAAGTCGTATTCAATACTTCGATGTGCGGATATCAGGAGATGATCACCGATTTGTCCTATGCCGGACAAATCCTGACATTTACGCACCCGCAGATCGGGAACTACGGCTGGCATAATGAAGAGAGCGAAGCTGACAAGGTACTGCTTAAGGGTATCATCGTGCGGGAGCTCTCGGCTGGCGAAGGCAGCCTGCATGCCGATGGAAGCCTGGAAGATTTCTGTATGAAACAGAATATCCCTGGCTTAAAAGGCGTCGATACCCGGGCGTTGACCCGCTATATCCGGAACAATGGGACGATGTCCGGCATAATGGTCGAGAAACTGGAACAGGCCGCAGCGTTCTGGCAGAAAAGCACGCCGCAGGATTTTGACCCTGAAAAACATTGGGTGTACCAGGCGACATCTGACGAAGAATATGTCATTCCCGGTAACGGTCCGGAGTTGGCCGTACTTGATCTTGGCGCCAAAAAGAATATTTTGCGCTGCCTGCAAAAAAGAGGTTACCGGCTGCATGTTTTCCCTGCAGGGACTCCCTCTCAGAAAATAATGGAGTTGAGGCCACAGGGACTTGTGCTGAGCAATGGACCTGGAGATCCATCCCGTCTGCCGGAGATCGCCGAGAATATGGGGAAACTGATTGCAGAATTACCGATTATGGGAATTTGTATGGGTCATCAGATTATGGCAATAGCCGCGGGCGCTTCAACCTACAAGCTACCGTTTGGGCATCGCGGAGGGAACCATCCTGTTCAGAACAAAGAAACGGGCAAAGTAACCATGACTTCTCAGAACCATGGTTATGCTGTCAGTGAAGAATCGCTTCGAGGAACTGGGTTTAACATCATGTATGCGAATTTGAATGATGGCACGGTTGAAGGCCTGAAGCACGAAAAATATCCGGTTTTAACTGTGCAATATCATCCTGAAGCTGCACCGGGCCCTGAGGAAAATGATGAAATATTTGACCGCTTTGCAGAGATGCTGAACGCTAATTGGGGGGAAATGTAA
- a CDS encoding dihydroorotase, whose translation MLWIKNAYVVDPAQGLSGINDVLVKDGVIVKSAGNLQPADVLEALEAQRLDDVLQVEGEGKYLFPGLIDVHVHLREPGQEEKEDIRSGSRAAIKGGFTSILAMANTTPIVDNRALTEFVRLQGERAAMARVYPIAAVTKGFLGKELVEMMDILDGGAVAFSDDGKGIQNAEMMRLALEYAKLTGCPIISHCEDDSLAGHGVMRKGEMSARLGLRGIPASAESVMVARDVLLAAETGGKLHIAHVSTKESVQIIREAKKMGVDVTAEVNPHHLIFMDQDVSLTNASYKVNPPLPSAEDQIALLEGLLDGTIDMLATDHAPHTWEEKTRPFAEAPFGINALETVLAAVWQNLVLKGKITPDQVIALWSANPARRFGLPSGTLQPGSQADLVLFDPEYREMISAETMETKSQNTPFLGQEMQGFPVMTIVGGKIRMAGRKLLDNKEEA comes from the coding sequence GTGTTGTGGATTAAGAATGCGTATGTGGTTGACCCGGCCCAAGGATTGTCCGGGATCAATGATGTCTTGGTTAAAGATGGCGTTATCGTGAAATCAGCCGGGAACCTGCAGCCTGCAGACGTTCTGGAAGCGCTGGAAGCCCAGCGGCTTGACGATGTGCTGCAGGTTGAGGGGGAAGGAAAATATTTGTTCCCCGGTCTAATTGATGTGCACGTGCATCTCCGCGAACCCGGTCAAGAGGAGAAGGAAGATATCCGCAGCGGTTCCAGAGCTGCGATAAAAGGAGGATTTACCTCGATACTCGCCATGGCCAATACAACGCCGATTGTTGACAACCGTGCGCTAACGGAATTTGTGCGGCTGCAGGGAGAACGCGCCGCTATGGCCAGAGTCTATCCGATCGCGGCGGTAACGAAAGGTTTTCTTGGCAAAGAGCTGGTCGAGATGATGGATATCCTCGACGGCGGAGCAGTTGCGTTTTCCGATGACGGTAAAGGAATCCAGAATGCTGAGATGATGCGTCTGGCACTGGAATACGCCAAGCTAACCGGCTGCCCGATCATCAGCCATTGTGAAGATGACAGCCTGGCCGGACACGGTGTGATGCGCAAAGGTGAAATGAGTGCGAGACTCGGCTTAAGAGGAATTCCGGCCAGCGCCGAGAGCGTAATGGTGGCCAGGGATGTGCTGCTGGCGGCTGAAACAGGAGGGAAACTCCATATTGCGCATGTATCGACCAAAGAAAGTGTGCAGATTATCAGAGAAGCAAAAAAAATGGGTGTGGATGTAACGGCCGAAGTGAATCCGCACCATCTGATCTTTATGGATCAGGATGTTAGCCTGACCAATGCCTCTTATAAAGTCAATCCACCGCTTCCTTCTGCAGAAGACCAGATTGCGCTGTTGGAAGGCTTGCTGGACGGGACGATCGATATGCTGGCGACAGACCATGCCCCGCATACCTGGGAAGAAAAGACTCGGCCTTTTGCCGAAGCACCGTTTGGGATCAACGCGCTGGAAACAGTCCTAGCCGCAGTCTGGCAGAACCTCGTGTTAAAAGGAAAAATAACCCCGGATCAGGTCATCGCTTTATGGTCGGCGAACCCGGCTCGCCGTTTCGGCCTGCCGAGTGGAACACTTCAACCCGGGAGCCAGGCCGACTTGGTCCTGTTTGACCCGGAATACCGGGAAATGATTTCTGCGGAGACAATGGAGACAAAGTCGCAGAATACCCCTTTCCTGGGACAGGAGATGCAGGGATTCCCAGTAATGACCATTGTCGGCGGAAAAATACGAATGGCCGGAAGAAAGCTTTTAGATAATAAGGAGGAAGCATAA
- a CDS encoding aspartate carbamoyltransferase catalytic subunit gives MNWKHKDLLDLDKLTAEEIKHILKTAAPMKEILARPNKKLPTLRGKSVVMLFYENSTRTRTSFETAAKILGADTSNIAVAQSSVSKGETLLDTAKTLQAMKVDLVVIRHGSSGAAEFLADELSAGVINGGDGQHAHPTQALLDFFTMQERLGELQGKKIVIVGDALHSRVVRSNVLGLKKLGAEVVLVGPPTLLPSEMNYLGVKTSYDLDKELPGADAVMALRLQLERQQSGLFPSIREYSRLYGLSQEKLKQTGKDTIIMHPGPMNRGVEITSDLADSVQSVIEEQVTNGVAVRMALIYLLIGGTGSVVD, from the coding sequence ATGAACTGGAAGCACAAGGACCTGCTTGATCTGGACAAACTGACAGCGGAAGAAATTAAACATATTTTGAAGACCGCGGCTCCGATGAAAGAGATTCTGGCAAGACCCAATAAGAAATTACCGACACTGAGAGGGAAATCTGTGGTCATGCTTTTTTATGAAAACAGCACCCGGACCAGGACTTCCTTCGAGACTGCGGCCAAAATCCTTGGAGCAGATACGTCAAATATTGCAGTTGCCCAAAGCAGTGTAAGTAAGGGAGAAACCCTTCTGGATACAGCGAAGACGCTTCAGGCCATGAAAGTTGATTTGGTAGTCATCAGGCATGGCAGCTCAGGGGCGGCAGAGTTCCTCGCCGATGAGCTTTCAGCCGGCGTGATCAATGGTGGTGATGGCCAGCATGCCCATCCGACTCAGGCCTTACTGGACTTTTTTACGATGCAGGAAAGACTGGGCGAACTTCAAGGCAAGAAAATTGTGATTGTCGGCGATGCGCTGCACTCTAGAGTTGTGCGGAGCAATGTCCTCGGACTGAAAAAACTTGGTGCCGAAGTCGTTTTGGTTGGCCCGCCGACACTGCTGCCATCGGAAATGAATTACCTTGGTGTGAAAACCTCTTACGATTTGGATAAAGAACTGCCCGGGGCCGATGCGGTGATGGCTCTCCGTCTTCAGTTGGAAAGGCAGCAAAGCGGCCTCTTTCCGTCAATCCGGGAATACAGCAGGTTATATGGTCTTAGCCAGGAAAAGTTAAAACAAACCGGCAAAGATACCATTATCATGCACCCCGGTCCGATGAACAGAGGCGTCGAGATTACGAGTGATTTGGCTGACAGTGTGCAGTCTGTGATTGAAGAGCAGGTCACCAACGGCGTTGCCGTTCGGATGGCTTTGATTTACTTGCTGATAGGAGGGACAGGCAGTGTTGTGGATTAA
- the pyrR gene encoding bifunctional pyr operon transcriptional regulator/uracil phosphoribosyltransferase PyrR, with amino-acid sequence MEGTPKNRIMDADGIRRAISRISHEILEKNQGTKDLVLIGIRTRGVPLAERIKERIAEFEGVSVPLGLLDITLYRDDLSMIDIQPVLHETKVPFSLDGKIVILVDDVLFTGRTVRAALDALLDLGRPSKIQLAVLVDRGHRELPIRADYVGKNVPTSSREIVSVCLEETDGSEEVFLQEKT; translated from the coding sequence ATGGAAGGTACGCCAAAAAACAGGATCATGGATGCGGACGGGATCCGCAGAGCGATTAGCAGGATATCCCATGAAATCCTGGAGAAGAATCAAGGAACGAAAGATCTTGTCCTGATCGGGATAAGGACGAGGGGAGTGCCTTTGGCGGAACGCATTAAGGAAAGGATTGCAGAATTTGAGGGTGTATCGGTTCCTCTCGGGCTGCTTGATATCACACTTTATAGAGACGACCTGAGTATGATCGATATTCAACCTGTGTTGCACGAGACCAAAGTGCCGTTCAGCTTAGATGGGAAAATCGTCATTTTGGTCGATGACGTTTTGTTTACCGGCCGTACAGTCAGAGCAGCGCTCGATGCACTGCTCGATCTCGGAAGACCATCGAAAATCCAACTGGCCGTTTTGGTAGACCGGGGGCACCGGGAACTGCCGATCAGGGCCGATTATGTCGGCAAAAATGTTCCGACTTCCAGCAGGGAAATTGTTTCTGTGTGCCTGGAAGAAACGGATGGAAGTGAAGAAGTATTCCTACAGGAAAAAACGTAA
- a CDS encoding RluA family pseudouridine synthase, which yields MTNHYFEEETQDHFIEEPDSEEWQFVQAAPGQRLDTALAECTSLSRSYIQNLIQQERVLVNSQPKKANYRVQEEDRIEISIPPAQKLDVLPEELPLEIVYEDDDLLVVNKPQGMVVHPAPGAWSGTLVNALLYHCQNLSGINGVIRPGIIHRIDKDTSGLLVVAKTDNAHHHLAHQIKEHSVGRSYRAVIHGLMSEPSGTVDAPIGRDPKDRKKMAVVFKNSRNAVTHYYVLERFMHFTEIKAVLDTGRTHQIRVHMAYLKHPVLGDPLYGPKKNPFGLTGQVLHAETLSFIHPRTGEKMTFTADPPESFRDVLEKLKNSD from the coding sequence ATGACGAATCATTATTTTGAAGAAGAAACGCAGGATCATTTTATTGAGGAGCCGGACAGCGAGGAATGGCAGTTTGTTCAGGCAGCTCCCGGCCAGCGGCTGGATACGGCGCTGGCGGAATGCACCTCACTGAGCAGAAGCTATATACAAAACCTTATCCAGCAGGAACGCGTGCTGGTCAATAGCCAGCCTAAGAAGGCCAATTACCGGGTTCAGGAAGAAGACCGTATTGAGATCAGTATTCCTCCTGCGCAGAAGCTGGATGTTCTGCCTGAAGAATTACCGCTGGAAATTGTGTATGAAGACGATGATCTTCTCGTCGTCAATAAACCCCAGGGCATGGTGGTGCATCCTGCTCCTGGTGCGTGGAGCGGAACGCTGGTCAACGCACTGCTGTATCACTGCCAAAACCTCTCCGGGATTAATGGTGTCATCCGCCCGGGAATTATTCACCGAATCGACAAAGATACTTCCGGGCTGTTGGTTGTTGCCAAAACGGATAACGCGCATCATCATCTTGCCCATCAGATTAAAGAGCACAGTGTCGGACGAAGCTACAGGGCTGTCATTCACGGATTAATGTCGGAACCGTCGGGAACTGTGGATGCACCCATTGGCAGAGATCCAAAGGATCGTAAGAAAATGGCGGTTGTTTTTAAGAATTCCCGCAATGCGGTGACGCACTATTATGTTCTGGAACGATTTATGCATTTTACCGAGATCAAGGCGGTGTTGGATACAGGAAGGACCCACCAGATCAGAGTGCATATGGCATATTTGAAACACCCTGTGCTGGGAGACCCGCTTTACGGGCCAAAGAAAAATCCTTTTGGCTTGACCGGGCAGGTTCTTCATGCCGAGACACTGAGTTTCATTCATCCGCGGACCGGAGAAAAGATGACATTTACGGCAGATCCACCCGAATCATTTCGGGACGTTCTGGAAAAGCTAAAGAATAGCGATTGA
- the lspA gene encoding signal peptidase II: MPFLYTWVTLIVVLVLDRLSKWVVQSNMTLGESRVVIPGFFHLTYILNPGAAFGMLQGQKWVLVTVSVIVLAALFYFQRKVPQGQRLMRVSMGLIGGGALGNLWDRLLTGKVIDFLDFKVWSYIFNIADSMIVIGGILLIILLMRMKEDTNDESLF; encoded by the coding sequence TTGCCATTCTTATATACCTGGGTAACACTGATCGTTGTCTTAGTCTTAGACCGTCTCAGTAAATGGGTCGTTCAAAGCAATATGACGCTGGGAGAAAGCCGGGTCGTTATCCCGGGCTTTTTCCATCTGACATATATATTGAATCCCGGTGCGGCCTTTGGCATGCTGCAGGGCCAAAAGTGGGTGCTGGTCACTGTTTCTGTAATTGTTCTTGCCGCCCTGTTCTATTTTCAAAGAAAAGTGCCGCAGGGACAAAGGCTTATGCGGGTAAGCATGGGTCTGATCGGGGGCGGAGCGCTCGGTAATCTCTGGGACCGATTGCTTACCGGAAAAGTGATTGATTTTCTTGATTTCAAGGTCTGGTCCTATATTTTTAATATCGCCGACAGCATGATTGTCATCGGCGGTATCTTGTTGATTATTCTTTTGATGCGAATGAAAGAGGATACAAATGACGAATCATTATTTTGA
- a CDS encoding phosphate propanoyltransferase, which translates to MRTFSVPVGISNRHLHLSEEHINQLFGENSTLTKKKDLSQPGQFAAEETVTLIGPKGKLEGVRVLGPARDETQIELAVTDAIKMGLNISARDSGNTEGTPGIDISAGDKKVSLERGVIAAMRHIHASEDDALQYGIKDKDMVKVLFEGPRGGILHNVLVRVKSTYALDLHIDTDEANALGLKNGDTGTVIIED; encoded by the coding sequence ATGCGTACATTTTCTGTTCCGGTTGGAATATCCAATCGTCATCTTCATCTTTCGGAGGAACATATCAACCAGCTTTTTGGTGAAAACAGTACACTTACTAAAAAGAAAGACTTGAGTCAGCCCGGACAGTTTGCGGCTGAAGAGACCGTAACACTGATCGGTCCCAAAGGGAAACTTGAGGGAGTCCGTGTCCTGGGGCCTGCCCGTGATGAAACCCAGATTGAACTTGCTGTGACAGATGCGATTAAAATGGGATTAAACATTTCGGCAAGAGATTCCGGCAATACCGAAGGGACACCCGGTATTGATATTTCAGCCGGAGATAAAAAAGTAAGTCTGGAACGCGGAGTCATTGCTGCGATGCGTCATATCCATGCCAGTGAAGACGATGCGCTGCAGTATGGTATCAAGGATAAGGATATGGTAAAAGTGCTTTTTGAAGGACCTCGTGGCGGCATTCTTCATAACGTTCTGGTCAGAGTAAAATCAACTTATGCACTTGATCTGCACATCGATACCGATGAAGCGAATGCGCTGGGGCTTAAAAACGGAGATACCGGAACGGTGATCATTGAGGATTAA
- a CDS encoding YggT family protein codes for MTKRPSGISSGLKSTINRRHSSTGINLGGVIRITILYWSYAIIDKVLLILEWLVIIRCILSWIPHSPSNRFIRIIYDITEPLLRPFRKIRLGNQAMMVDFAPFFAVLAIVLIKSVILAPLYALIARLII; via the coding sequence ATTACAAAACGACCGAGCGGGATATCCTCTGGCCTAAAATCAACAATTAACCGAAGGCATTCATCCACAGGCATTAATCTTGGGGGGGTAATCAGAATTACGATTCTTTATTGGAGTTACGCAATTATCGACAAGGTCCTTCTGATCCTGGAATGGCTTGTAATCATACGCTGTATTTTATCCTGGATACCTCATTCGCCAAGCAACAGATTTATTCGGATCATTTACGATATCACTGAACCACTTTTGAGGCCTTTTCGAAAAATACGGCTTGGTAACCAGGCAATGATGGTGGATTTTGCCCCGTTTTTTGCTGTCCTGGCCATCGTGCTGATCAAAAGTGTGATTCTTGCGCCACTTTATGCGCTTATTGCCAGGCTCATTATTTAG
- a CDS encoding cell division protein SepF, whose protein sequence is MAKILDKFIGIMGFGDDEDDFEPEELEEEYSGRAEKSRNSSFRDNALREPAPSESFSRETYKDNALKRKQASVVSIHTQKQVRVIVVEPVSFEEAQGIAEHLKARKSVILNLERTDGHLSQRIVDFISGTTYALGGNMQKVGNGIFLFVPNNVDISGELNYKTTERDILWPKINN, encoded by the coding sequence ATGGCAAAGATACTTGACAAATTTATAGGTATTATGGGTTTTGGGGACGATGAGGACGATTTCGAACCTGAAGAATTAGAAGAAGAGTATTCCGGAAGAGCAGAAAAGTCCAGAAACAGCAGTTTCAGAGATAATGCGCTCAGAGAACCTGCTCCAAGCGAATCCTTCAGCAGGGAAACATACAAAGACAATGCCCTGAAAAGAAAACAGGCTTCTGTGGTCAGCATTCACACCCAAAAGCAGGTAAGGGTCATCGTCGTAGAGCCGGTCTCTTTCGAGGAAGCCCAGGGAATCGCCGAACACCTTAAAGCCCGCAAATCAGTTATTCTGAACCTGGAACGGACCGACGGTCATTTGTCCCAGCGGATCGTTGATTTTATCAGCGGTACGACCTATGCTTTAGGTGGGAATATGCAGAAGGTTGGCAATGGTATTTTTCTGTTTGTCCCAAATAATGTGGATATTAGCGGCGAGCTGAATTACAAAACGACCGAGCGGGATATCCTCTGGCCTAAAATCAACAATTAA